The following proteins are co-located in the Dermacentor albipictus isolate Rhodes 1998 colony unplaced genomic scaffold, USDA_Dalb.pri_finalv2 scaffold_22, whole genome shotgun sequence genome:
- the LOC135915751 gene encoding putative nuclease HARBI1: MAAFVICLAAAAAARLCGRGRREPEDALDMPDDQFRRHFRLKKETVRWLCDEVAEELGGVITSALSVERQVLCALRFFATGSFQASVGSEETIGVTQPAVSKCVRRVAEAIVHAGARNTWVHFQRTSEEKAALKEGFLRRGSIPGVIGCVDASLIAIIAPKGEQKAAFMCRKGYYALNTMFICDTGMRILAVDPLRPGSDHDAHVWRTTWLRRRFLEGHIAKAGEHLLGDSGYPLEPWLLTPVTGHPPIPTAEGRYNTAHAAMRSVVERCIGLLKSRFRCLQRYRALHYQPERAANIVAACAVLHNLCLDEGDVLLDDVSDDSSNSSSDDESGNPSPQRVPQVRAARMMYLRGCAARDNVISSFGMTRQQHQRYLQRVRRRLRRQQHRQQQ, encoded by the exons atggcGGCCTTCGTGATTtgtttggcggcggcggcggcggctcgtcTGTGCGGGCGCGGGAGGAGGGAGCCCGAGGATGCGCTTGACATGCCAGACGATCAGTTTCGGCGGCACTTTCGCctgaagaaagaaactgtgcggtggctgtgcgaCGAAGTGGCGGAGGAACTCGGAGGCGTGATAACTTCAGCGCTGTCGGTGGAGCGGCAAGTGTTGTGCGCATTGCGATTCTTCGCAACGGGCAGCTTTCAAGCCTCGgtagggagcgaggagacgatcggcGTGACCCAGCCTGCGGTCAGCAAGTGTGTGCGACGCGTGGCGGAGGCAATCGTCCACGCCGGGGCCCGCAACACGTGGGTCCATTTCCAGAGGACGTCGGAGGAGAAGGCGGCCTTGAAGGAAGGGTTCCTTCGACGCGGCTCCATTCCCGGCGTCATCGGATGCGTGGACGCCAGCCTTATAGCCATCATCGCACCGAAGGGCGAGCAGAAGGCGGCATTCATGTGCCGCAAAGGCTACTACGCCCTCAACACAATGTTC ATCTGCGACACAGGCATGCGGATCCTCGCCGTCGACCCTCTGCGACCGGGGTCAGACCACGATGCCCACGTCTGGAGAACTACGTGGTTGCGTCGTCGGTTCCTGGAGGGTCATATTGCCAAGGCCGGCGAACACCTCCTCG GTGACAGCGGCTACCCCCTGGAACCATGGCTCCTGACCCCAGTCACAGGCCACCCTCCCATACCCACTGCAGAAGGCAGgtacaacactgcacatgctgccatGCGGTCCGTAGTGGAGCGGTGCATTGGGCTTCTGAAGAGCCGCTTTCGCTGCCTTCAGCGGTACCGTGCCCTCCACTACCAACCAGAGCGCGCTGCCAACATCgttgcagcatgtgcagtgttgcacAACTTGTGTCTTGATGAAGGTGACGTGTTGTTGGATGATGTTAGTgatgacagcagcaacagcagcagtgacgATGAAAGTGGCAACCCCTCCCCACAGAGAGTTCCCCAAGTGAGGGCAGCACGCATGATGTACCTGAGAGGCTGTGCTGCCCGGGATAATGTTATTAGCTCATTTGGCATGACACGGCAGCAGCACCAGCGATACCTGCAAAGGGTGCGAAGGCGGCTGCGTCGACAGCAGCACCGACAGCAGCAATAA